Part of the Toxotes jaculatrix isolate fToxJac2 chromosome 1, fToxJac2.pri, whole genome shotgun sequence genome, cactgtgatcgtgtatttgatttattgaatttaaatttctttgacctgtctcctttgttgcacttcttcctctgtcagaccaggaacagccaaacctgagctggagcggtccatttggttaaataggggggttcacaggggaagaaaccaagtgtggtagagtgggaggggtgttttgtcttttgtggtgaaatgacctgtgtaagtatcttgtttaaaaagaaacatgtgtttttaaagtaagtttaactgaacttctactTGATAATATgctatttagtattgggattattgtaagtgtgctggaagagataattgatattgatttcttggtgcagtccaccagtataaaactgaggaggctgtggtggccggagcctaaaggagagaagcacagctcctgaacacagctccagattacaGCTCCAGATTacagctcctgccatgggcccaaactttaagggtataaccagaaaggcagtttagagcgaattcttttgttctatatttttttgattcttcttgagaagtgctcttgagaattttttccccctctttttgcttacttttatctttctggttggcccaatgtgcattttttactgtggagtttttgaacaagactccattttattttgtcaaataaaagctccagactgccacaactcattgttgtataccgggtttctcacccacccccacatctacatatgcattttgattgttttaaataaaattgtgaattgaattaaaatattttacatatgtagaataaaacaatttaatttaaaacacaataacaagcCCCCTGGTtaagttggtagagcacgagactcaatttcttggggtcgtgggtttgagccctaCTCtagacggcaccacctcccatgggctcaccacctatGGGAGGTGCagtaggactttggtgcattgtggactgggcaggagttgcccccgcgacctgggactggacccagataagcggcagatgatgacatgacacaataacaaattagctaaccacaatatatgaattacataatgaatttaagtaaattaaacacgGGCTTAGCTAGAATTACTAAGAAAAttagagtaacaaatactctgaatttttgtgctgaaactgcttacataattgaattgaaattactcaaaaatattaagtacagccaacttaaaaaatatgtctggatttagatgaatgtattgcgtgcaaccactttcaacattaaaattgagtaaattcaacgaaacatttttttcagtgtagcaATGCAGCCCATCCAGTGGAAAATACAACAGGAACATATTAGGATGTCTTACGTGAGAGAAGGCTCACAATATGATCATTGTCTCTGTttccttgtgtatgtgtgattcaGCGTAGCAGGCTGTGTAGAAAGATTACAGTGGACAtttaatgcttttgtttttctaaatgtcTTTAACCTATACTGGCtgactgcagtatttttttttcttaagtagTAATCATGTtaattgaattaaaatgaagCTTTTGCGTACTGCACACAACCAGGCCTCAAAAGAGGATTTGGGTTTGGCTACTACCCCCATGAGATGCGTTGATCCTGGGCTTTGCGCTGTAACACCCACATACAGTAACTGGAATTCAGATTCTGATTATGTGACATGACACAGAGGacaaggagtgtgtgtttggtaaaGACAGAAAGCACAATTCTCTGTAGTTTCTGAAAAAAAGTACTCAGACAATAGACAAAGCTGAGAGAGTCAAATGTGAAATAACAAGTGGATTACGAACAGGATTAGTGTTTAGGAAAGCTGAGTTAGTTGTGTAGGGGTTTTATAGCATCTGCATGtataaaagtttattttcattatgtttttttgtgctgtttttcttattttaattatacatgtgatttttttaatctcattgATTAATATCAGGTACTAGTAAAAAATGGCCGTCACACTTTATGtcttcaaattatttttttggtttttttttgtctgaccaacagtccaaacccaAAAATACTGAAGGACCAGTATGCAGAATTTAGTAGCATCTAGCAGTGAGGGTGCAGACTGCAACCAACTGAATACCCctctcctcatccctccctTTCCAAGTGTGTAGAAGAACTTACAGTAGCTGTTAATGCTGGgaatgtaaaaatgtgaaagGCACCCctctagagccagtgtttggtttgtctgtgttgggCTATTGTAGAAATAGAAAGATGGACGTGGACCCGTTCCCCATGTAGATATGGAGAGCTCaacaaataaagtttgttgATTAATTTAATATGGactgactaattgattaatcagctaTTCCGTATAGGCCACCAAGTGCTCTTACTGTTGCCAGTTAGTTGAATCTGTGCAGCAATTAAATTGTGCATCTTGTGAACTGTCATAATGAAATGTCAGAGAATCTCattccctgctttttttttgctgatttaaGAATTTATCACCTTTACGTCTCCCACCCCTTTCCATCCTCCCCCCTTTTCCATCCACTgattctcccctctcctccatctctcctctacCAGGACAAGGCATGGCTGGGAAGCCTTTCCGGGCCACCTATATCTGGAGCAGCATCATCTCCAATCTTCACACTCATGTGGAGGTCAAGCGCCGGCGCCACAACCTCAAGTCCTACCATGACTGCTTCCTGGGCTCAGAAGCCGTGGATGTGGTGTTGACACACATCACCCTGAACCGTTTCTTTGGCGATGAGGCAGTGCCTCGCTACAAGGCGGTCCGTCTTTGTCAGGCCCTGATGGACTCGAGGGTGTTTGAGCCAGTGGGCATTAAAGTATTTGGGAAGGAAAAGAAGCGAGCAACGTTTGAGGACAGTAGTTGCAGTTTGTACAGGTTCCTGAGCCCAACAACCAGCTCCTCATCATGTCTGACCAACACCAACTCTCACTCCACTAGTACCATCGAGAGTGGCTACGACTCACCGAGCATGAACAGGACCAAGAACAGCTATAGTCCGTCACGTGAAAGGTACAGACTCATGTCACAACATCTTCAGGTCTCATTTTTGATTTGCTTTGTTCTCCTTCCTCCTGGTGGCCAGAGCTAATCCCAAATCCAACATGGGTTTAGATGGGGAGCCACTGAAAACTAGTGAGGCATGACATGAGACTCTTGAGCTCCCATCATGCAGTCATGTCTTGATACTATTAATTTCCAGTAACCCCTTCATTACCAGTGTGAAATTACTAAATCAAAAAGTCAAATCAGCAGACAGAAACCTACAGAGCCATTTGCTCTGATatatttaatttgcttttttggTGACAGTTAAACAGGAGGTGCCaccctcatgtctgtacagtcaATATGACACTGCGTCATTAGCTGGctagtttagcttagcacaaaaaTTGCAAATAGGGGGAAACAGCTTGACAATGTAACTTTAAAGCTCACTATTtagcattttatattttttttgttttcagttccaAAACTGAAAACGGCTCACGATGTATCATATTAAACAGTTTTTGTGcaagttacatttttttatgctaagctgacAGGCacctggctgtagcttcatatttgctGTTAAAACGTGACAATGGCATTGAACATCCCATCTAAATCTGAGCAAGAAAGTCCCAaagtgtcaaactattcctttaaactcAGTCGATACTCCTTTACTTTGAGGCTGTAGAGTTCAGTTTTAGGGCGGCTGTCGTGTAGCAAAGACAGGCAGGATACTTTACAGATGAGGTGCTAACACATGGCCTCAGCACTTTGTGTTTGCTCACTTTTGATCTTACGCTGTTGTGAGAGTGACAGCTCCCAACTGGTCCAGAGTACAAGTCTGATGTCCTTAATGGGAGATGAAAGAGGAGCCATGTGCTCGAACAGCTCAAATTAGGCTTTTGTTATTTCCAGCATGGGTCAAGTCAGGTCTTCATGGGAATAATGCaatgtaaagagaaaaagaaaacttcccTTGTCCTATTTAATGTTCATCAGAAATTGTTTAATGCTGGAAATTGAGcatttattttgtcagtttgATATGAAATTACTATAATCAAAACAGTAGCAAATTGTGACTGAATCACAGGCGCTAGAGAGCATTTGCAGCCTGGTGCCGCATTTGTTCCTGTAATaagtctgttgttttgttttttctttcttcaatcATTTCCACTGATTGCTGTTATTATGTGACTCTTCAGACAAGAGGTGCTGAGCTACTCCACCCACTCCCCcgtaaaaacagacaaatcactGGAGGACGTGCTGGGAAACCTCAACCTGAGCTCAACCATCACCCCTCAGATGATCAACCTCGGCCTCTCACAAGAGCGTAAGTTGTTTTCTATCTGATGAGACACAGGAGAATGATGCAGTAAGTGCTTGGTCACATTTtatgtctgtgtatctgtgacCCTTATGACTTCtaactctgttttgttttttctttcccagttGTGGATGAGGTGTGGCATCAGCAGGGGGTGTTCAGGCTGTTGCAGCTGATAGAGCTCCCCCTACTGGAGAACTTGTTAGAGGGCAAGGACGCATCTCGGCCTCCCCTGCATGGAATGGACAGTGACCCAGATCTGTTGTATACATCAAGCTACTTAGACCGAGAGGTCCTCAAGGCCTTCAGTGAAGCGCAGTAAGTCCTCAGAAgcttttttacagttttactgtcATCTataaaagtttgtttgtgttttgccatTGTCTTTAACTATTAAGCATAGATTTGTTGATATGTGTAGGAGTAGAAGTAGTAGTACTACTTattattaaacattaaagtGCCACTCACATGTTAATGCATCATTAACGATGATCAAGTAATATAACAGAATAAAACTGACAGGGGCCATTCTTCATTAATTGTACTGTTGAATCTGAGAGTACATTTTGTTCATAAATACACCTAATACTTTTATACaattacttaaataaaattttgaatCTTTTACTTGAGATGGAATATTTTTATAGAAGAGGAAGATCTTCTTCTTTAGTGGAAGCAGTTCAGTTCTCTCTAAATCATTGAAGATCAAGAGCTTATCTGACCTTCcttgtatctctgtctctcagtcactTGACTTTGTTCAATCTGTTGACTGTGTTTAAAACAACTGTACGTCCCTCTCCTTCAGGGCTGATGAGTGGATGTCAGGGGCAGTGGACTGTCTAGAGTTTCTGCCTGATGAGCTAGTGGTTGAGGTCAGTCGAGGTTTGGCTGGCTGTGCAAACGACCTGCTCCAGTGTAAGAGGCTGCTCTATGATGTCCTGGCTCAGCATtatggacacacacaacagccaccGCTGCTCAGCAACCATGTTTTTGACATTCACTCTGGCATCTCGGAGTTACTCGGTAAGCGGAGGAGCAGTTAGATCTCTTTGGTatccttttgttttcaggagGGTTAATAAGGTTTTTATGGTGATGCATGAAAGGCAGGTTTCATATACttttatgttgctgttttaATCCTAAAAGCTACTTCCCACAAGTTCAGCATTTTCATCCTTGTATGTTCTGTGGTCTGTTGTCAGTGAACGGCAAGCAAGAGCAAGCTCTGGAGGCTCTGcagctgagcctgaagctgcAGGACTCTCGCAGCAGGGAGGAGCTACGCAGGCTCCTGAGATTCATGGCTactgcagccaaaccacaggAGGTCAGACTGCACAAAGAGGTGAGCACTTATCTGCATCTTGTGTGGGTCTGTACATGTGTATATTATATCCTTGTTAACTCTAAATAATTCTCTGTAAGATTGAGAACAGAATGGCGGTGAAAAGGTCTTTCTCAAATGCCATCGTCTACAGCAGAAGACTCTCCAAAGGAAAGGTGGACTTGATGGTTCTGTTCATGATGGATAACCACTGTGATCTTTTCAAAGTGAGTGTTCCTAATTTGTCCGCCTTCCcggtgtgtgtacatgtgcttcTGGTGTTGTAGGAGGGATCGCAACAATCAGCACCTCTGCAAGAAACCTTAGTCACAGGGTtgataaaatgctgtttacataGGCTGTTCAGCAGCAGCCCCGCAACCCATCAGACATCAAATATTACTTGAAATCATCTTGAAATCAAATATGACCCtgtaagattttattttcttgctcTGTCTTCCACCAGATTCCTGTTTCATTGCACAAGATGGTCAGTGACAGAATAACGAATATTGTGAAAGGGAAGGATCCAGATACGGCGACAGGtttgcacattttttattttatctcactTGTTTGTGCGACCAAAAGCTTCGGAACAAAACTCTTGTTATAAATAAGGAACTTTTCCCTCATTTAATTTCTGCTTCTCCATCTCTCATCAACACAGGGTCGACATACTGCACAAGACTGAGTGCTAAGGCCTATTcagaaaatgcacaaaaaacCACAAAAGAAGAACTTTGGTCCTTACTCCGGACAATCCATGAGAACCCTAATCTCTCCATCAAAGAAAAGAGACGGCTGCTGGGACAGTTTTATAAAGGCCATCCAGAGATTTTTGTTCAATACTTTGGAAATAGATTGTCCAGCATCAACATGTTGCTACAATAATAtttattagtttaaaaaaaataccatgtATTATAATGTAAAAAGATGTAGATGTAATAACGAAATCTGAAGAGACAATGTGTGGAATAGTACGTGGATTTCATTTGCTTGTATGTAAATAGTTTAAACTACTGAAAAAGAATGTGaattttaattgtttaataAGCTGCAATATTTAAGGACATACTGTCTTAAtgttttttagatatttttttggTGCAGGACACTAACATTAAATGTCCTTGTCAGGTTTATGTAAGACTGTTACTTTCCTAGAATGAGAAAATGAACgacaacacaaatgtgtgtgtgtttttttttttttttatgttttcacaaTGCAATGTCTTGATGGCATTCTGTGTCTGCCGCCAGTAAGGACAAGTCTGTATATTGCTTTTCAATGGACGTATTCTTTGTGCTTGTGCAATAGGAACAGTGTTAGCAATAAGAAATGTGTCTGTACATGTGGTTTCTGGTGTACAGTGCGATGCACAGTCTGAGGAACCATCAAACGGAAATTTGAACCTGGAAATCTGAAAGTCTAATGATGTGCTGTAGTAAACAGTCAGAGACATTCATGAGAATCAGCCCTCTggggttttgtgtttgttgctacaaatcagaaaaacagatgtttgtaagttgttgttttttttcttctttgactgAAAACCTTAGCTGTGTTTTAGCGGCATTTTAAAGGTTCTGTTTCAAATAAGGTTTTTGTCCTCCTTCTAATCAGCTGAGGAAATTGCTTCCACATTTCTAGGTGACAAAAGCATTCCTGGTTTAActttaaaccacacacacaacgtGTTTGTATTTTGCCAACTCTTAATAAAAGTCAGCTGGAATTGTCTAACATTCATACATGTAGTTTGCCCTTTTTCACTGTTGTTACAAACTGTGTTTACTCTGATTATAAGAGAACAAATCTGGAATCTGGAATGTATCTACGAAACTCAAATATTAATcaattttgagacattttgcaGAGCAAGCTGTGGACATGGCTTTTTCTGTCAAGTACACACAAAGAGTGGTATCTATAGCTGTTTCGTGATATGAAGGTTCTCAGTCATCTAATTACtgatatccacacacacacacacacacacacacacacacacacacacacactgtccttttGTAAAATAGAAACATAGTTTTGGAAGTAATGTTGAGCTCACTGTTTCTCACGTTCTGTCACTGTTTGCATAAAAACACATATGCCTTCAGGTCAGCATCTCAAGAGTCCAGCttattaaaatgcaaacagtag contains:
- the depdc7a gene encoding DEP domain-containing protein 7 isoform X2 — encoded protein: MAGKPFRATYIWSSIISNLHTHVEVKRRRHNLKSYHDCFLGSEAVDVVLTHITLNRFFGDEAVPRYKAVRLCQALMDSRVFEPVGIKVFGKEKKRATFEDSSCSLYRFLSPTTSSSSCLTNTNSHSTSTIESGYDSPSMNRTKNSYSPSRERQEVLSYSTHSPVKTDKSLEDVLGNLNLSSTITPQMINLGLSQELVDEVWHQQGVFRLLQLIELPLLENLLEGKDASRPPLHGMDSDPDLLYTSSYLDREVLKAFSEAQADEWMSGAVDCLEFLPDELVVEVSRGLAGCANDLLQCKRLLYDVLAQHYGHTQQPPLLSNHVFDIHSGISELLVNGKQEQALEALQLSLKLQDSRSREELRRLLRFMATAAKPQEVRLHKEIENRMAVKRSFSNAIVYSRRLSKGKVDLMVLFMMDNHCDLFKIPVSLHKMVSDRITNIVKGKDPDTATGSTYCTRLSAKAYSENAQKTTKEELWSLLRTIHENPNLSIKEKRRLLGQFYKGHPEIFVQYFGNRLSSINMLLQ
- the depdc7a gene encoding DEP domain-containing protein 7 isoform X1, with product MHRTPGQGMAGKPFRATYIWSSIISNLHTHVEVKRRRHNLKSYHDCFLGSEAVDVVLTHITLNRFFGDEAVPRYKAVRLCQALMDSRVFEPVGIKVFGKEKKRATFEDSSCSLYRFLSPTTSSSSCLTNTNSHSTSTIESGYDSPSMNRTKNSYSPSRERQEVLSYSTHSPVKTDKSLEDVLGNLNLSSTITPQMINLGLSQELVDEVWHQQGVFRLLQLIELPLLENLLEGKDASRPPLHGMDSDPDLLYTSSYLDREVLKAFSEAQADEWMSGAVDCLEFLPDELVVEVSRGLAGCANDLLQCKRLLYDVLAQHYGHTQQPPLLSNHVFDIHSGISELLVNGKQEQALEALQLSLKLQDSRSREELRRLLRFMATAAKPQEVRLHKEIENRMAVKRSFSNAIVYSRRLSKGKVDLMVLFMMDNHCDLFKIPVSLHKMVSDRITNIVKGKDPDTATGSTYCTRLSAKAYSENAQKTTKEELWSLLRTIHENPNLSIKEKRRLLGQFYKGHPEIFVQYFGNRLSSINMLLQ